A section of the Acanthopagrus latus isolate v.2019 chromosome 20, fAcaLat1.1, whole genome shotgun sequence genome encodes:
- the maz gene encoding myc-associated zinc finger protein, producing MDAAWSNFLFQNTPTQNQVEGGLQSELMPVHTSSPQTPPTDHIAQPPSTVDTAALNEEPLPVKPVSRPARVPHICAICNKQFKNNYNLRRHQSVHTGVRMKDRAREQAEGAKEGAAGQVAVAAPSAMAVGAGGRAERPTVPLSLLHLSAPPPLAPPGLLAGAQQPPLCSQDGEGVAMANVMASVNPHAPPPAAVVMATGATVQRPSNPNPNPVRKNHACETCGKAFRDVYHLNRHRLSHSDEKPFSCPICQQRFKRKDRMSHHVRSHQGGVEKPYVCPHCGKAFSRPDHLNSHVRQVHSSERPFKCPTCESSFATKDRLRAHMIRHEEKVPCHICGKLLSAAYITDHMRVHNQSQHHACHLCNRSFTTLTYLRVHAQKHHGQEWKDSPGGFGGSASGGVLVCHLCGVHCKTPTQLQGHMGTHGNSQAAPSPITSNVASSSSVSLSNMVTAPTVYVTGNTVVDLLVTDCSSIAAPQQHS from the exons ATGGATGCTGCTTGGAGCAATTTCCTCTTCCAG AATACTCCCACCCAAAACCAAGTGGAGGGGGGCCTCCAATCAGAGCTCATGCCCGTGCACACGAGCTCTCCCCAGACCCCACCCACAGACCACATAGCACAGCCTCCTTCCACTGTGGACACTGCTGCCCTGAATGAGGAGCCCCTGCCTG TGAAGCCAGTGTCTCGGCCGGCCCGCGTGCCCCACATCTGTGCCATCTGCAACAAGCAGTTCAAGAACAACTACAACCTGCGGCGGCACCAGTCGGTCCACACTGGGGTACGCATGAAGGACAGGGCCAGAGAGCAGGCGGAGGGGGCAAAGGAGGGAGCAGCCGGCCAGGTGGCGGTGGCTGCCCCGTCGGCGATGGCGGTGGGGGCCGGAGGGAGGGCGGAGAGGCCCACTGTTCCCCTCTCCCTGCTGCACCTCTCCGCGCCTCCCCCTCTCGCCCCTCCCGGCCTGCTGGCGGGGGCCCAGCAGCCTCCCCTGTGTAGTCAGGATGGTGAAGGGGTTGCCATGGCTAACGTAATGGCTAGTGTTAACCCCCATGCtccgcctcctgctgctgtcgtCATGGCCACAGGGGCGACAGTACAG CGGCCCTCGAATCCCAACCCGAACCCGGTGAGGAAGAACCACGCCTGCGAGACATGCGGGAAGGCCTTCCGCGACGTCTACCACCTCAACCGCCACCGGCTGTCCCACTCGGACGAGAAGCCGTTCTCCTGCCCCATCTGCCAGCAGCGCTTCAAGAGGAAGGACCGCATGAGCCACCATGTGCGCTCCCACCAGGGTGGTGTGGAAAAACCCTATGTGTGCCCCCACTGTGGCAAGGCTTTCTCCAG GCCCGACCATCTGAACAGCCACGTCAGGCAGGTGCACTCCTCGGAGCGACCCTTTAAGTGTCCG acctGTGAGTCCAGCTTCGCCACAAAGGATCGTTTGCGTGCGCATATGATTCGCCACGAGGAGAAGGTCCCGTGTCACATCTGCGGCAAGCTGCTGTCGGCCGCTTACATCACCGATCACATGAGGGTGCACAACCAGTCACAGCACCACGCCTGCCATCTCTGTAATCGCA GTTTCACCACACTAACGTACCTACGTGTCCACGCCCAGAAGCACCACGGCCAGGAGTGGAAAGACAGTCCGGGGGGCTTTGGCGGCTCGGCCTCGGGTGGCGTGCTCGTCTGCCACTTGTGCGGCGTCCACTGCAAGACACCCACCCAGCTCCAGGGGCACATGGGCACCCACGGCAACAGCCAGGCCGCCCCGAGCCCCATCACCTCTAATGTGGCTTCCAGCAGCTCCGTCTCCCTCAGCAACATGGTGACAGCGCCCACCGTGTACGTCACGGGGAACACGGTGGTGGACCTGCTCGTCACAGACTGCTCTAGCATCGCGGCGCCGCAGCAACACAGTTAG